A window of Terriglobales bacterium genomic DNA:
GTCTGCACCGATTGCCACAGCGTCCACGGCATCCGCCCTGGATCGGACCCGCGCTCCAGCATCCACCCGCTCAACATCGCGGAGACCTGCTCCCGCTGCCATGCCGACGCCGCTTACATGCAGGCCTACAAGATTCCCACCGACCAGTACGCTTCCTACAAGGAGAGCGTGCACCACCGGGCGCTGGTGGAGCGCGGTGACCTGAGCGCGCCCACCTGCACCACTTGCCACGGCAACCACGGCGCTGCGCCGCCGGGTGTAGCTTCGGTGGAGTTCGTATGTTCAAACTGCCACGTCTTCCAGGCCCAGCTCTTCGATTCCAGCCCGCATAAGTCCGCCTTTGCGGCTGCCGGAGTCCCGGCTTGCATCACCTGCCACAGCAATCACCGGGTCGTGGCGCCGGGTGATGCCATGCTGGGCGCGGGGCCGCAATCGGCCTGCACGCAGTGTCACGTCGAAGGCGATGGCGGGTATACGGCGGCCGTCACCTTTCAGCGCCGCCTGGGCGATTTGCAGAATGCCATCCTGCGCTCCGATGAGGTTCTGGAACGCGCCGAACGGTTCGGCATGGAAGTGAGCGAAGCCAGGCTGGAACAGGGGCAGGCGCGTGACGCCCTCACCAAAGCGCGGGTCACCATTCATAGCTTTCAACTCGCGCGCGTGGAAGAAGACCTCAGCGCCGGTCTCAAGATTGCGGAGAAGACCCACCAAGACGGCCTGCGCGCTCTCCAGGAGCACGACTTCCGTCGCAAGGGCCTTGGGGTCTCTCTTCTAGCCATCCTGGTCGTGCTGGTCGCCTTGCGCCTCTACATTCGCCAGATCGAGTCCGGCCCGGGGAAGGGATCTGCCTGATGTTCCGCGGCCCGGCAGCCCTGAGTCTCCTGCTGCCGACCGCGATTGTGCTGGCGCTCACGGTGCCCGCTCCCGCCCAGACGTCCAAGGGGCTCGACTGCCTGGAATGCCATTCGGACGCGAGCATGGAAAAGCACGTGGACGCCAAGGTCTTCCAGGAATCCGTCCACGGCATCCTCTCCTGCGCCGACTGCCACACGGACATCACAGCGTTTCCCCACGAGCCTGCGCCTGCCAAGGTCGACTGTGGCACCTGCCACGCCGACGCCAGGCAGGCCTTCGAGACCGGCATCCACGCCCGGGCCGCGAAGACCGGCAACGGCAAGACGCCCACCTGCACGGCCTGTCACGGCGACCCGCACGCCATCAAGCCCTCGACCAATCCACTATCGCCCACTGCGCACGCCAACGTCCCGCAGACCTGTGGCAAGTGCCACAGCGATCGTTTCGTCGTGGAAAGCGGCGGCATCAGCACCCGCCCGTTCTTCTCCTATCAGGAGAGCGTCCACGGACGCGCCATCGCCGCCGGCAGGGAGAAGGCCGCGGTGTGCACGGATTGCCACCGCGCTCACGACATCCTCACCGCCGCCGACCCCAAGTCTCCCATTTTCAAGTTCAACGTCCCGCAGACCTGCGGGCAGTGCCACCAGGATGTCTCCCACGAGTTCATGGCCAGCATTCATGGCCGGGCCATCCAGCGCGGCAATTCGCAGGCGCCGGTGTGCACTGACTGCCACGGCATCCACCTCATCAAGGCGCACATCGACCCCACTTCCTCGGTCGCATCCCAGGCTCTGGCGCGGACTACGTGCGCCAAGTGCCATGAGGGCATGCGCCTCTCCGAGGAGTTTGGCGTTCCCGGCCACCGCGCCACCAGCTATCTCGACAGCTACCACGGCCTGGCTTCCCAGCTCGGTTCCGGCGTGGTGGCCAACTGCGCCAGTTGCCACGGGGTGCACAACATCCTGCCTTCTTCCGACCCGCGCTCTACCATCTCGAAAGAGAATCTGGTCAAGACCTGCGGCCAGTGCCACCCCGGCGCCAGTCAGAACTTCGCGGCCGGCAAGGTGCATCTGGATGTCCCCGTCTCGCGCGACATGGGCAGCCTGGGCACGCTCTGGGTGCGGCGCTTTTACATCGTGCTCATCGCCTTTACCTTGGGCGGGATGATTGTGCACAACGCCGTTCTCTGGCGCCGCCAGGCGCTGGTCCGGCGTGACCGGCGCCCGCGCCCCATCGTGCGCATGGACCGCAATCAGCGTATCCAGCACTGGCTGCTGCTTACCAGCTTCTTTGTCCTGGCCGCCACCGGCTTCGCGCTGAAGTATCCGGACTCCTGGCTGGCTTGGCTGCTGGGCTCGAATGAGACGGTTCGCCGCCTCGGCCATCGCGTCGCCGCGGTGGTGATGTTGCTGCTCGGCGCCTACCACGTCGGCTACATGCTGTTGACCCGCCAGGGCCGTCAGGGTTTGCGGGACTTCGCCCCGCGCGGCAAGGACGTCGCAGACCTCATCGCCAACCTGCGCTACCACCTGGGCCGTTCTTCCGCGAAGCCCCGCTTTGGCCGCTTCGGATACGCGGAGAAAGCTGAGTATCTGGCCGTGGTTTGGGGCACGGTTCTCATGGGCCTCACCGGCCTGATGATGTGGTTCGAGGTCGAGGTCGTCCGCCTGGTGCCGCGCTGGTCGGTGGACATCGCCACCGCCATCCACTTCTATGAAGCCATCCTGGCCGTCTCCGCGATTTTCATTTGGCACTTCTACCAGGTGATCTTCGA
This region includes:
- a CDS encoding cytochrome c3 family protein, whose product is MRRTDQLAIFALLLSVFCLPGGAPPARAQQADTCLDCHAEFPEPIGVAREKFDVDIHAQKGLTCASCHGGDPSKTTPEEAMSPAAGFRGHVDRKQVPELCARCHSDGAYMRQYNPSLRTDQLSQYRTSVHGKLLAKGDDKVAVCTDCHSVHGIRPGSDPRSSIHPLNIAETCSRCHADAAYMQAYKIPTDQYASYKESVHHRALVERGDLSAPTCTTCHGNHGAAPPGVASVEFVCSNCHVFQAQLFDSSPHKSAFAAAGVPACITCHSNHRVVAPGDAMLGAGPQSACTQCHVEGDGGYTAAVTFQRRLGDLQNAILRSDEVLERAERFGMEVSEARLEQGQARDALTKARVTIHSFQLARVEEDLSAGLKIAEKTHQDGLRALQEHDFRRKGLGVSLLAILVVLVALRLYIRQIESGPGKGSA
- a CDS encoding cytochrome c3 family protein, producing the protein MFRGPAALSLLLPTAIVLALTVPAPAQTSKGLDCLECHSDASMEKHVDAKVFQESVHGILSCADCHTDITAFPHEPAPAKVDCGTCHADARQAFETGIHARAAKTGNGKTPTCTACHGDPHAIKPSTNPLSPTAHANVPQTCGKCHSDRFVVESGGISTRPFFSYQESVHGRAIAAGREKAAVCTDCHRAHDILTAADPKSPIFKFNVPQTCGQCHQDVSHEFMASIHGRAIQRGNSQAPVCTDCHGIHLIKAHIDPTSSVASQALARTTCAKCHEGMRLSEEFGVPGHRATSYLDSYHGLASQLGSGVVANCASCHGVHNILPSSDPRSTISKENLVKTCGQCHPGASQNFAAGKVHLDVPVSRDMGSLGTLWVRRFYIVLIAFTLGGMIVHNAVLWRRQALVRRDRRPRPIVRMDRNQRIQHWLLLTSFFVLAATGFALKYPDSWLAWLLGSNETVRRLGHRVAAVVMLLLGAYHVGYMLLTRQGRQGLRDFAPRGKDVADLIANLRYHLGRSSAKPRFGRFGYAEKAEYLAVVWGTVLMGLTGLMMWFEVEVVRLVPRWSVDIATAIHFYEAILAVSAIFIWHFYQVIFDPSVYPINWAFWDGRVSEDHYREHHAQAYEQMLEQPGTDPVAAPVEPSQVPPAAKPEEKPAAPPSDDKPAPDSS